One window of the Leptolyngbya sp. FACHB-261 genome contains the following:
- a CDS encoding CHASE2 domain-containing protein — MWAKLRQKAWRWRGVWVVAPSMAGLLIALRLTGWLQFWELAAFDQFFRWRPPELPDPQIVIVGIDEADLQKIRHWPVSDEVLAQLLEKLKQQKPSVIGLDLYRDLPVNPGHQKLVKVFASTPNLIGVEKVVGGTRREVTAVAAPRELAERGQVSAADMVVDADGKVRRGLLYLTKKDQTIATGLGLRLAQIYLETKNVRPRPAATNPQHLQLGEAVFVPFAADDGGYVRTSAEGYQILLNLRGPRRSFRTVSMSDVLEDRVPPNLFRGRIVLVGTVAESLRDVAQTSYTSPLTGSPRMMDGVEVHANLASQLVNSALGQRPLMRTWHEPLEWLWILGWSIFGAALSWQWRLARNRSTSLQLAKTAVGILIAEGSLLGGGYLAFLQGWWLPVIPPAIALVGSATIAIGLMARTAAEVRKTFGRYLSDEVVATLLEAPEGWSLGGERKKVTILMSDLRGFSSLAERLPPEQVVAMLNIYLESMVDVIMHYNGIIDEIIGDGILVIFGAPTQREDDAARAVACAVAMQLAIDKVNTQNEKLKLPKVEMGIGINTGEVVVGNIGSQKRAKYAVVGSCVNLTARIEAYTVGGQILLSEFTFQEIAPLLTINQSMQVEPKGSTGPITVYDLGGIGGKYNLFLPSLTETLCTLPQKFPIQYTVLEEKRLLGAVVNAYVTELSIRGAKINSAQSIHTLSDLKINLLLGLDGEEVGNIYAKVICQSTDDNGFYVRFTAIPPREAAVLSNLIVNGLPKGPSSPVA; from the coding sequence ATGTGGGCAAAGCTAAGACAGAAAGCCTGGCGATGGCGGGGAGTCTGGGTTGTGGCTCCCAGTATGGCAGGGCTGCTAATTGCGCTACGCCTAACCGGCTGGCTCCAGTTTTGGGAATTGGCTGCCTTCGACCAATTCTTCCGCTGGCGTCCTCCGGAACTGCCTGATCCTCAGATTGTGATTGTAGGAATCGATGAGGCTGACCTACAAAAAATCAGGCATTGGCCTGTTTCCGATGAGGTGCTAGCTCAGCTGCTGGAAAAACTGAAGCAACAAAAACCGAGTGTGATTGGTTTAGATCTCTACCGAGATTTGCCGGTTAATCCAGGGCATCAGAAGTTAGTAAAAGTGTTCGCCTCAACGCCAAATTTAATTGGCGTTGAGAAAGTTGTTGGCGGGACTCGTCGAGAAGTCACAGCAGTTGCAGCGCCGCGAGAGTTGGCAGAGCGCGGTCAAGTCAGCGCTGCCGATATGGTAGTTGATGCTGATGGCAAAGTGCGTCGGGGCTTGCTGTATCTGACTAAAAAAGATCAAACCATTGCCACTGGTTTGGGCCTGAGATTGGCCCAGATTTATCTAGAAACAAAAAATGTCAGGCCACGTCCAGCAGCGACAAATCCACAGCATTTACAGTTGGGTGAAGCTGTGTTTGTGCCCTTTGCTGCCGATGATGGCGGTTATGTTCGCACGAGTGCTGAAGGCTATCAAATTTTGCTCAATTTGCGCGGGCCGCGCCGGAGTTTTCGCACAGTCTCAATGAGCGATGTCCTGGAGGATCGAGTCCCACCCAATCTATTTCGAGGTCGCATCGTTTTAGTGGGCACGGTTGCAGAGAGCCTTAGGGATGTTGCGCAAACGTCTTATACCAGCCCCTTGACCGGTTCTCCTCGGATGATGGACGGTGTGGAGGTCCATGCCAATCTAGCCAGTCAGTTGGTCAATTCTGCCTTAGGCCAGCGACCCTTGATGAGAACTTGGCATGAGCCTTTGGAGTGGCTTTGGATTTTGGGCTGGTCGATTTTTGGCGCCGCTCTAAGTTGGCAATGGCGTTTAGCTAGAAACAGAAGCACATCCCTGCAACTAGCCAAAACAGCAGTTGGTATTTTGATTGCAGAGGGTAGTCTGTTGGGGGGTGGCTATTTAGCTTTTTTGCAGGGTTGGTGGTTGCCGGTGATACCGCCAGCAATTGCTTTGGTCGGCTCGGCAACCATTGCCATTGGCTTAATGGCAAGAACTGCTGCTGAAGTTCGCAAAACTTTTGGCCGCTATTTGTCAGACGAAGTCGTTGCTACCCTACTAGAAGCTCCTGAAGGCTGGAGCCTTGGTGGTGAACGCAAAAAGGTCACGATTCTGATGTCTGACTTGAGGGGCTTTTCCTCTCTGGCAGAACGCTTGCCGCCGGAGCAGGTCGTCGCCATGCTCAACATCTATTTGGAGAGCATGGTGGATGTGATCATGCATTACAACGGCATTATCGACGAGATCATTGGCGATGGAATTTTAGTCATTTTTGGTGCGCCGACCCAGCGTGAAGATGATGCTGCTAGAGCGGTTGCTTGTGCGGTTGCAATGCAATTAGCGATCGACAAAGTGAATACTCAGAATGAAAAATTGAAGCTGCCCAAAGTAGAAATGGGCATTGGCATCAATACTGGCGAAGTCGTGGTAGGTAATATCGGCTCGCAAAAGCGAGCTAAATATGCGGTCGTAGGCAGTTGTGTGAATCTCACAGCTCGCATTGAGGCCTATACGGTTGGCGGTCAAATTCTGCTCTCAGAATTTACCTTCCAAGAGATCGCGCCACTCTTAACCATCAATCAATCGATGCAGGTCGAACCTAAAGGCTCAACTGGGCCAATTACGGTCTATGACTTGGGTGGCATTGGTGGCAAATACAACCTTTTTCTGCCCTCCTTGACAGAGACGCTCTGCACCTTACCGCAGAAGTTTCCCATCCAATACACGGTTCTCGAAGAAAAACGGCTCTTAGGAGCTGTAGTCAACGCCTACGTAACTGAGTTGTCAATTCGAGGGGCCAAAATCAACTCGGCTCAGAGCATTCATACTTTGAGCGATCTCAAAATCAACTTGCTGCTTGGATTAGATGGTGAGGAAGTCGGCAATATCTACGCCAAAGTTATTTGTCAATCAACTGATGACAACGGTTTTTACGTTCGCTTTACGGCCATACCCCCACGAGAAGCAGCCGTTTTAAGCAATTTGATCGTGAACGGGTTGCCCAAAGGACCATCTTCCCCTGTTGCCTGA
- a CDS encoding cation diffusion facilitator family transporter, which produces MTSCSSGCHHDHASLSKPRPQLWLTLLLVAGFSLTELVGGWFAHSLSLMADAGHLATDALSVGTVMLVLWLHRSSQHHSSGSLLLENRIALLSGVVLLGLSLAIGLGALAKLTGYLPAEPIASLPTLVLAGLGLLVCLLNLVLLHPHSHDSLGLRSVFLHILMDALTSLGVLVAAVLVWTLDWQWADSVMGLMIGALMLPTACSLVWQSWRTLKPYAMVES; this is translated from the coding sequence ATGACTTCCTGCTCCTCCGGTTGCCACCACGATCACGCTTCTCTGTCTAAACCTCGTCCTCAGCTCTGGCTCACTCTGTTGCTGGTTGCCGGGTTTAGCCTGACTGAACTGGTGGGAGGCTGGTTTGCTCACAGTCTGTCGCTGATGGCGGATGCTGGGCATCTAGCGACGGATGCGCTGTCCGTTGGCACAGTGATGTTGGTGTTGTGGTTGCATAGGAGCAGTCAGCATCACAGTTCAGGCTCTCTTCTGCTAGAGAACCGCATTGCGCTGCTGAGTGGAGTGGTCTTGCTGGGACTATCTCTGGCTATTGGTTTAGGCGCGTTGGCGAAACTGACAGGCTACTTGCCTGCTGAGCCTATTGCCAGTTTGCCGACGTTGGTGCTGGCTGGCTTGGGTCTGCTGGTGTGTCTGCTGAATCTGGTGCTGTTGCATCCCCACAGCCATGACAGTTTGGGCTTGCGCAGTGTGTTTCTGCATATTCTGATGGACGCTCTGACTTCATTGGGGGTCTTGGTGGCAGCAGTGCTGGTTTGGACGTTGGATTGGCAGTGGGCGGACAGCGTGATGGGCCTGATGATTGGTGCCCTGATGTTGCCCACTGCCTGTTCGTTGGTTTGGCAGAGTTGGCGAACCCTGAAGCCCTACGCGATGGTTGAGTCTTAG
- a CDS encoding transaldolase family protein gives MLSTEPMCLLSHLRRHGQSVWLDGFERGSIIRGRLPQLVAQHDLQGLLLNFTGLEQGLDSPHYDQDFRAMERHPDLDVRALYEYIVIRDAQMAADLLKVVHDQTHRYDGYVNLDLSPECMFDAQRTLSEAQRLWQTVGWSNLMLKIPATPATLSVLELLVGQGMNVNVTLLFSPQVYEQVAQAYLRGLELFAMQGGDLSKVASVVSFSVGRLDESVDTLLRTRLDQASEPQEQELLSSLLGQVATAQAKVIYQRYQALHQSARWQNLATLGGQPQRLLWADIGLDNNQARRWFYLESLLGSGTVVTLSAAAIHEGCNGEQFEAGLNTNLEIAQQTLAQVEQLGLSLEAIADQLLLQGIQQSTTAFEQLLRTVEQKRQLRRLQ, from the coding sequence ATGCTTTCTACTGAACCCATGTGCCTTCTAAGCCATCTCCGCCGTCACGGACAGTCGGTTTGGCTCGACGGGTTTGAACGCGGCTCGATTATCAGGGGCCGGTTGCCGCAGCTTGTTGCCCAGCACGATCTGCAAGGGCTACTTCTAAACTTCACCGGCTTAGAGCAAGGCCTTGACAGTCCTCATTACGATCAGGACTTTCGAGCCATGGAGCGCCATCCTGACTTGGATGTGCGTGCGCTCTACGAATACATCGTGATTCGAGATGCGCAAATGGCAGCTGATTTGCTCAAGGTCGTCCACGATCAGACCCATCGCTACGATGGCTACGTCAACCTGGATTTGTCTCCTGAGTGCATGTTCGATGCCCAAAGGACTCTCAGTGAGGCCCAGCGATTGTGGCAGACCGTAGGCTGGTCTAACTTAATGCTCAAAATTCCAGCCACGCCAGCCACGCTCTCAGTTCTGGAGTTACTGGTTGGCCAAGGCATGAATGTTAATGTGACGCTGCTATTTTCGCCGCAGGTCTATGAGCAGGTTGCCCAGGCTTATCTAAGGGGATTGGAGTTATTCGCCATGCAGGGCGGTGACCTTAGCAAGGTCGCTAGTGTTGTCAGTTTCTCGGTGGGTCGTCTAGATGAAAGCGTTGACACCCTGCTGAGAACTCGACTCGATCAGGCTAGCGAGCCCCAAGAGCAGGAGCTGCTGTCGAGTCTGTTGGGTCAGGTCGCAACAGCTCAGGCTAAGGTCATTTATCAGCGCTATCAGGCCCTGCATCAGAGTGCCCGTTGGCAGAATCTGGCTACTTTGGGTGGCCAACCCCAGCGTTTACTTTGGGCTGACATTGGCCTTGATAACAATCAAGCTCGCCGGTGGTTTTACCTGGAATCCCTCCTAGGTTCAGGCACAGTAGTTACTCTATCTGCCGCTGCTATCCATGAAGGTTGCAACGGTGAGCAATTCGAAGCTGGCCTAAACACCAATTTAGAAATTGCGCAACAAACTTTAGCGCAAGTAGAGCAGTTGGGGCTTTCGCTAGAGGCGATTGCTGATCAATTGCTCTTGCAGGGGATACAGCAATCAACTACAGCCTTTGAGCAATTGTTGAGAACAGTAGAGCAAAAGCGGCAACTGCGCCGCCTTCAATAA